A genomic window from Lotus japonicus ecotype B-129 chromosome 1, LjGifu_v1.2 includes:
- the LOC130730106 gene encoding two-component response regulator ORR3, translating to MGMAAAESQYHVLAVDDSIIDRKLIERLLKTSSYQVTTVDSGSKALEFLGLHENEESNPNTPSISPNNHQEVEVNLVITDYCMPGMTGYDLLKKIKESSSLRNIPVVIMSSENVPSRINRCLEEGAEEFFLKPVRQSDLVRLKSHIKKTNLKKIQNQDVADKLEIPEVQQHHHHLPQQIQNDQQQAPKFQYLQPESEVDQQQQALQQANNNKRKTMEQANSTPETDRTRPRYSGIATVV from the exons ATGGGGATGGCTGCTGCAGAGTCACAGTACCATGTTCTGGCTGTTGATGACAGCATCATAGATAGAAAGCTCATTGAGAGGCTTCTTAAAACCTCTTCCTATCAAG TTACTACAGTTGATTCTGGTAGCAAGGCTTTGGAGTTTCTGGGTTTGCATGAAAATGAAGAAAGTAACCCAAATACACCATCTATTTCACCTAACAACCATCAG GAAGTGGAGGTGAATCTTGTTATAACAGACTACTGTATGCCTGGAATGACAGGCTATGATTTGCTTAAAAAAATCAAG GAATCTTCATCTTTGAGAAACATACCAGTGGTGATTATGTCATCTGAGAATGTGCCTTCAAGGATTAACAG ATGCTTGGAGGAAGGAGCAGAGGAATTTTTCTTGAAGCCTGTGAGGCAATCAGATTTGGTTAGACTCAAATCCCACATCAAGAAGaccaatttgaaaaaaattcaaaatcaagatGTAGCAGATAAGCTTGAAATTCCAGAAGTTCaacagcatcatcatcatcttccacaGCAAATCCAAAATGATCAGCAACAAGCACCAAAGTTCCAATATCTGCAGCCAGAGTCAGAGGTAGATCAACAGCAACAAGCACTACAACAAGCCAACAATAACAAGAGGAAGACCATGGAACAAGCCAACAGTACACCTGAGACTGACAGAACAAGACCAAGATACAGTGGCATAGCTACTGTGGTATGA